In Endozoicomonas sp. GU-1, one DNA window encodes the following:
- a CDS encoding crotonase/enoyl-CoA hydratase family protein, protein MSDQPRVLYAVKDHIAYVTMNRPEKHNGLDMVMFRDMIATAKKIRKDRSIRCVILSGNGSSFCSGLDFQAVNKDPGIVAKVFLKLPWTKQNIAQEIAHCWRDLPVPVISVIRGNCFGGGMQIILATDYRIARADASLAIMEMKWGLIPDMSGMVTLSRLTRIDIAQELTMTGRKFTAREGHEFGLISRLADDPMAAAEQLAQTICRQSPDAVAAAKYLFRKTWKADTWKALRWERWVQARLLGRKNQRIAMKNGLSKSDDPLPFIDRRSF, encoded by the coding sequence ATGTCTGATCAACCCCGTGTGCTCTATGCAGTGAAAGATCACATTGCCTACGTCACCATGAACCGTCCTGAGAAACATAACGGCCTGGATATGGTCATGTTTCGTGACATGATTGCTACCGCAAAAAAAATCCGGAAGGATCGCTCGATCCGCTGTGTGATTCTCTCTGGGAATGGTTCCTCTTTTTGCTCAGGACTGGATTTTCAGGCCGTCAACAAAGACCCGGGCATAGTGGCAAAAGTCTTTCTTAAATTGCCGTGGACCAAACAGAATATTGCCCAGGAGATAGCCCATTGCTGGCGAGACCTGCCGGTCCCGGTTATCTCCGTTATTCGTGGTAACTGCTTTGGTGGTGGGATGCAGATTATCCTGGCCACGGATTATCGCATTGCCAGGGCGGATGCCAGCCTTGCCATTATGGAGATGAAGTGGGGCTTGATTCCCGATATGAGTGGTATGGTTACGCTCTCCCGGCTGACCCGTATTGATATTGCCCAGGAGCTGACCATGACCGGGCGTAAATTCACTGCCCGGGAGGGGCACGAGTTCGGTTTGATCAGCCGGTTGGCTGATGACCCGATGGCGGCCGCAGAACAGCTTGCCCAAACCATTTGCAGGCAATCGCCGGATGCCGTTGCCGCAGCCAAATACCTGTTCAGAAAAACCTGGAAAGCCGACACCTGGAAAGCTCTGCGCTGGGAGCGCTGGGTTCAGGCACGCCTGCTGGGGCGTAAAAACCAGCGCATTGCCATGAAAAATGGTCTGAGTAAATCAGACGATCCTCTGCCGTTTATTGACCGGCGCTCATTTTGA
- a CDS encoding CinA family protein: protein MEPTLHSATSPIVSEIAELLMSRGWTLSTAESCTGGGIGHALTVLPGSSAWFEGGVICYANGVKANLLHVPTVLLNKYGAVSEQVAIAMARGVRKLLATDISIAVTGVAGPGGGDTGKTCGNRLDCLGYRPGNRCKVLPF from the coding sequence ATGGAACCCACACTGCATTCTGCTACGTCTCCCATTGTCAGTGAAATTGCTGAACTCCTGATGTCCAGGGGCTGGACCCTGTCTACCGCTGAATCCTGTACCGGTGGTGGTATTGGTCATGCCCTGACCGTGTTGCCGGGAAGCTCGGCCTGGTTTGAAGGTGGTGTCATCTGCTATGCCAATGGCGTAAAGGCCAATCTCCTGCATGTGCCGACTGTGTTGCTGAATAAATACGGTGCGGTCAGTGAGCAGGTGGCTATCGCCATGGCCCGGGGTGTCCGCAAGCTGTTGGCAACAGACATATCTATAGCCGTGACCGGTGTTGCCGGACCGGGGGGGGGCGACACCGGAAAAACCTGTGGGAACCGTCTGGATTGCCTGGGGTACCGGCCAGGAAACCGCTGCAAGGTACTTCCATTTTGA
- a CDS encoding DUF3299 domain-containing protein — protein MIAGRPHPGWLAVVLMLAFMPVNFAMAASPEKLAIKEINWDDLMPPVDEEIVRKYEAGEISQEEAIEYIDELGKIPVASMNQQRVKIPGYLVPLNIGKDQSATELLLVPTLGACIHVPPPPPNQTIFVRYDQGIKVTEAGYTPYWLEGVIRVENNTSEYTDVVYAITVESLKEFE, from the coding sequence ATGATAGCAGGAAGACCACACCCTGGCTGGCTGGCCGTGGTGCTTATGCTGGCTTTTATGCCGGTGAACTTTGCCATGGCTGCAAGCCCTGAAAAGCTTGCGATCAAAGAGATCAACTGGGATGATCTGATGCCGCCGGTGGATGAGGAAATTGTCCGTAAATATGAGGCAGGGGAAATCAGTCAGGAAGAGGCTATCGAGTATATTGATGAGCTGGGCAAGATTCCGGTAGCAAGTATGAATCAGCAACGGGTCAAAATTCCCGGTTACCTGGTGCCGCTGAATATTGGCAAGGATCAATCAGCCACAGAGTTGTTGCTGGTGCCAACCCTGGGAGCCTGTATTCATGTACCGCCACCGCCACCCAACCAGACCATTTTTGTCCGCTATGACCAGGGCATAAAAGTCACGGAAGCGGGCTATACCCCTTACTGGCTGGAAGGAGTGATCAGGGTTGAAAACAATACCTCCGAGTACACAGACGTTGTTTATGCCATAACGGTAGAGAGTTTGAAGGAGTTTGAATAG
- a CDS encoding regulatory protein RecX, translating into MSADVIQSVNDVRRAAMDLLARREHGFTELARKLSGRFPRELVLDALTRLREERLQSDDRFVESFVYSRQQRGYGPVRIKAELFQKGVDSELIGQYLLEQDDHWDELAKAVKERKFGASVPRDHKERARQTRFLAQRGFSMSQIYSAFSSS; encoded by the coding sequence ATGTCTGCTGATGTCATTCAATCGGTAAACGATGTCCGCCGGGCTGCCATGGATCTACTGGCCCGGCGGGAACATGGTTTTACCGAACTGGCCCGAAAACTCTCGGGCCGTTTTCCCCGGGAACTGGTATTAGACGCGCTTACCCGCTTGCGGGAAGAGCGGCTGCAAAGTGATGACCGCTTTGTTGAAAGTTTTGTCTACAGTCGTCAACAGCGGGGCTACGGTCCGGTTCGTATTAAAGCGGAACTGTTTCAGAAAGGAGTTGATAGCGAGTTGATCGGTCAATACCTGCTGGAGCAGGACGATCACTGGGATGAACTGGCAAAAGCGGTAAAAGAGCGAAAATTTGGTGCCTCTGTACCCCGGGACCATAAAGAGAGAGCCCGACAGACCCGCTTTCTGGCCCAGCGCGGCTTCTCCATGAGCCAGATATACTCCGCTTTCTCCTCTTCATAA
- a CDS encoding ATP-binding cassette domain-containing protein, with translation MSSLGQPVIHLKDVQFGWQPGTVVLDIPELLINQGEKVFIRGASGSGKTTLLGLLGGVLTPVAGAVSVLRNDIGRFSPARRDHFRANHIGFIFQMFNLIPYLSVVDNVTLPLGFASKRRENVQSMGVDARQEAIRLLNHLELTDPQLLQRPVTELSIGQQQRVAAARALIGRPDLVIADEPTSALDSDTREAFIRLLFAECEAAGSTLVFVSHDSALEALFDRSVALNEINRASQHRPLGQPEVV, from the coding sequence ATGAGTAGTCTCGGTCAACCGGTGATTCATCTAAAGGATGTCCAGTTTGGCTGGCAGCCAGGAACTGTGGTTCTGGATATACCGGAGCTGTTGATCAATCAGGGGGAGAAGGTGTTTATCCGGGGGGCTTCAGGGTCGGGTAAAACGACGCTGTTGGGGCTGCTGGGCGGCGTGCTCACACCGGTTGCCGGTGCTGTCTCTGTGCTGAGAAACGACATTGGTCGTTTCTCTCCGGCACGCCGGGATCATTTCCGGGCCAATCATATCGGTTTTATTTTTCAGATGTTTAACCTGATCCCTTACCTTTCAGTAGTTGACAATGTCACACTGCCACTGGGATTTGCCAGCAAGCGCCGTGAAAACGTGCAATCCATGGGCGTTGATGCCAGACAGGAAGCGATTCGACTGCTGAACCATCTGGAGCTGACCGATCCGCAGTTGCTGCAAAGGCCAGTGACGGAGCTCAGTATCGGCCAGCAGCAGCGAGTGGCGGCAGCCAGAGCATTGATTGGCCGCCCTGATCTGGTGATCGCAGATGAGCCCACCTCGGCGTTGGACAGCGATACCCGTGAGGCATTTATTCGTCTGCTGTTTGCTGAGTGTGAGGCTGCTGGCAGTACACTGGTTTTTGTCAGCCATGACTCTGCTCTGGAAGCCTTGTTTGATCGCTCTGTGGCCTTGAATGAAATTAACCGGGCCAGTCAACATCGGCCTTTAGGCCAGCCGGAGGTGGTGTAA
- a CDS encoding CinA family protein: protein MGTVWIAWGTGQETAARYFHFEGDRDQIRAQTVVQALLGVLTLLT, encoded by the coding sequence GTGGGAACCGTCTGGATTGCCTGGGGTACCGGCCAGGAAACCGCTGCAAGGTACTTCCATTTTGAGGGTGATCGTGATCAGATCAGGGCGCAAACGGTTGTTCAGGCGTTACTGGGGGTTCTGACCCTGTTGACCTGA
- a CDS encoding tRNA-uridine aminocarboxypropyltransferase: MPAAKGDCHQCRLPEYACICRLIPKAESAACFWLITHDKEFDKPTNTGKLIQAAIPGTRIFNWSRTSPDKALLELLDDPDWLPVLMFPKEYAVEVQGNNRQWHYNSGCERKVVFIIIDATWQQARKMYRQSPWLHGLNLLSLQPEAPSIYRLRRNRQEQHLCTAEVAARALGELGENTNRQLMEALIQIYCDRYLWARKGQRRDEDSRSLRILEQYRFGAH; encoded by the coding sequence ATGCCTGCTGCGAAGGGTGATTGTCATCAGTGCCGATTGCCAGAGTATGCCTGTATCTGCCGGTTAATCCCAAAGGCAGAGTCTGCTGCCTGCTTTTGGCTGATTACCCACGATAAAGAGTTTGATAAGCCAACCAATACGGGCAAATTGATTCAGGCGGCGATACCCGGAACCCGCATATTCAACTGGAGCCGGACCTCACCGGATAAGGCGTTGTTGGAACTGCTGGACGATCCGGACTGGTTGCCAGTGCTGATGTTTCCGAAGGAATATGCGGTAGAAGTCCAGGGTAATAACAGGCAATGGCACTATAATTCCGGGTGTGAACGTAAGGTTGTCTTCATTATCATTGATGCAACCTGGCAACAGGCCAGGAAAATGTATCGTCAAAGCCCCTGGTTGCATGGTTTGAATTTGCTGAGCTTGCAGCCTGAAGCGCCATCCATCTACCGTCTCCGACGCAATCGTCAGGAGCAGCACTTGTGTACCGCTGAAGTGGCAGCAAGAGCGCTGGGCGAGCTGGGTGAAAACACCAATCGTCAGCTGATGGAGGCCCTGATTCAAATCTATTGTGACCGCTATTTATGGGCACGCAAAGGCCAGCGAAGGGATGAAGATTCGCGCTCTCTGCGCATACTTGAGCAGTACCGCTTTGGTGCTCATTAG
- a CDS encoding ABC transporter permease: MSILHLAVKSLSNRKTTALLTIFSIAISVALLLGVERVRVEARNSFTSTVSGTDLVVGARSSSLNLLLYSVFHLGNATNNITWETYQELSSNKAVAWTIPIALGDSHQGYRVVGTAQTLFEYFRFGDDQPISFKNGKPFDDLYDAVIGSEVAAALGYQAGQEIVLSHGVENRSLQTHQDKPFRISGVLKPTGTPMDRVVMISLEGIEALHIDWVNGAAPNALFSVSADRARAMDLQPSSITAYFVGLKSRVAAFRYQRAVNEYRQEALTAILPGVALGELWQLVGSAEKALLAVSVMVVIAGLVGMLTTILTSLNERRREMAILRSVGARPWHIFTLMMTESLIYAITGTLLGFLLMYGMLFAIQPVLQMQLGLHITIALPGMFEWILAVAIVISATMLGAVPAWRAYKNSLADGLTVRL, from the coding sequence ATGTCAATACTTCATCTGGCGGTGAAAAGTCTGAGTAATCGCAAAACCACGGCATTGCTGACCATTTTCTCCATTGCCATCAGCGTGGCTTTGTTGCTGGGCGTGGAAAGGGTGCGGGTTGAGGCCCGGAACAGTTTTACCAGTACCGTGTCCGGTACCGACCTTGTGGTCGGTGCCCGCAGCAGTTCGCTTAATCTGCTGCTTTATTCGGTGTTTCATCTGGGTAATGCGACCAATAACATTACCTGGGAAACCTACCAGGAATTGTCTTCCAATAAGGCAGTCGCCTGGACTATCCCTATTGCCCTGGGGGACTCCCATCAAGGTTATCGCGTGGTGGGTACCGCTCAAACCCTGTTTGAATACTTCCGTTTTGGTGATGATCAGCCCATCAGTTTCAAAAATGGTAAGCCATTTGATGATCTCTATGATGCGGTGATTGGTTCTGAAGTGGCTGCGGCTCTTGGCTATCAGGCTGGTCAGGAAATAGTGCTCAGTCACGGTGTTGAAAACCGGAGCCTGCAGACGCATCAGGATAAACCCTTCAGGATTTCTGGTGTGTTAAAGCCCACCGGCACCCCGATGGACCGAGTGGTAATGATCTCTCTGGAGGGGATTGAGGCGTTGCACATTGACTGGGTCAATGGGGCGGCACCTAATGCCCTGTTCTCGGTTTCTGCCGACAGGGCACGGGCCATGGATTTGCAACCATCCAGCATCACCGCCTATTTTGTTGGTTTGAAGTCCCGGGTGGCGGCTTTTCGGTATCAGCGGGCAGTGAATGAGTATCGTCAGGAAGCACTGACGGCTATTTTACCGGGTGTTGCCCTGGGAGAACTCTGGCAGTTGGTGGGTTCAGCGGAAAAGGCATTGCTGGCGGTTTCCGTGATGGTGGTGATTGCTGGGTTGGTGGGCATGCTGACCACCATTCTGACGTCGCTTAATGAGCGGCGCAGAGAGATGGCCATTCTCCGTTCAGTAGGGGCCCGGCCCTGGCATATCTTTACCCTGATGATGACCGAGTCCCTGATCTATGCCATCACTGGTACACTGTTGGGCTTCCTGCTGATGTATGGAATGCTGTTCGCTATTCAACCGGTATTGCAAATGCAGCTGGGTTTGCACATTACCATTGCGTTACCGGGGATGTTTGAGTGGATTCTGGCGGTTGCTATTGTTATCTCGGCGACCATGCTGGGTGCAGTGCCTGCCTGGCGGGCCTATAAAAATTCATTGGCGGATGGTCTGACGGTCAGGCTGTAG
- a CDS encoding ZrgA family zinc uptake protein, whose product MRCVAKVAAVACALITAGVSADGHRHAGAHVHGAGHLNFAIEGRQVHIELETPGFDILGFESIRSDAQRRQLKDALQELEKDDLWSFTPAASCRLKAASASASGEHGEDHHGDADGHHHDHDDHHTDGHQDSLHHSHGHDDHHGDGHHESAHMDIAATYVYECANIAGLNSISTRLFQRFANSEQLQVQGFTDSGQIAGQMNRERPEVRF is encoded by the coding sequence ATGCGTTGTGTTGCAAAAGTGGCCGCTGTTGCCTGTGCCTTGATAACAGCAGGTGTTTCCGCTGATGGGCATCGTCATGCCGGAGCCCATGTACATGGAGCCGGTCATTTGAATTTTGCCATTGAAGGTCGTCAGGTTCATATTGAGCTGGAAACGCCGGGGTTTGATATTCTTGGTTTTGAATCCATCCGTTCGGACGCTCAACGCAGGCAACTTAAAGATGCCTTGCAGGAACTGGAAAAAGACGATTTATGGTCTTTTACGCCAGCGGCGTCCTGCAGGTTGAAAGCGGCATCGGCATCGGCCAGCGGTGAGCATGGAGAAGATCATCACGGTGATGCAGATGGACACCACCATGACCATGACGACCATCATACAGATGGTCACCAGGATTCCCTCCATCACAGTCATGGGCACGATGACCACCATGGTGATGGTCACCATGAGTCAGCGCACATGGATATTGCCGCTACTTATGTTTATGAGTGTGCCAATATTGCCGGGCTCAACAGCATCTCTACCCGACTGTTTCAGCGGTTTGCAAACAGTGAACAGTTGCAGGTTCAGGGCTTTACCGATTCTGGCCAGATAGCGGGTCAGATGAACCGTGAGCGACCAGAGGTGCGCTTCTGA
- the recA gene encoding recombinase RecA, which translates to MDDNRKKALAAALGQIDRQFGKGAIMRMGDQKQEAIPAISTGSLQLDIALGIGGLPKGRVIEIFGPESSGKTTLTLSVIAQAQKHGATCAFVDAEHALDPQYAGKLGVNVDDLYVSQPDTGEQALEITDMLVRSGAVDVIVVDSVAALVPKAEIEGDMGDSHVGLQARLMSQALRKLTGSIKQTNCMVIFINQIRMKIGVMFGNPETTTGGNALKFYSSVRLDIRRTGSVKQGDEVIGNETRVKVVKNKVSPPFRQAEFQILYGQGIYHMGEVIDLGVKLKLVDKSGAWYAYKGTKIGQGKANAAQYLSDNPEVAAEIEAHIRAELMSTPEKDAAKKAEADAGKSAGKKGDDDAAASVQQDELLAE; encoded by the coding sequence ATGGATGATAACAGAAAAAAAGCGTTGGCAGCAGCACTTGGCCAGATTGACCGACAGTTTGGTAAAGGTGCCATCATGCGGATGGGGGATCAGAAGCAGGAAGCAATTCCCGCAATTTCTACCGGTTCTCTGCAACTGGATATTGCCCTGGGCATTGGTGGCCTGCCGAAAGGCCGTGTTATTGAAATTTTCGGCCCTGAATCTTCCGGTAAAACCACGCTGACCCTGAGCGTTATTGCCCAGGCCCAGAAGCACGGTGCCACCTGTGCCTTTGTTGATGCTGAGCATGCCCTGGACCCACAGTACGCCGGTAAGCTGGGTGTAAATGTGGATGACCTGTACGTCTCCCAGCCGGATACCGGTGAACAGGCGCTGGAAATCACCGATATGCTGGTTCGTTCCGGTGCCGTGGATGTTATCGTGGTTGACTCTGTCGCAGCCCTGGTGCCCAAGGCTGAAATTGAAGGTGACATGGGGGATTCCCATGTTGGTCTGCAGGCCCGTCTGATGTCTCAGGCACTGCGTAAGCTGACCGGTTCCATCAAACAGACCAACTGCATGGTCATCTTCATTAACCAGATCCGTATGAAGATCGGTGTGATGTTCGGCAACCCGGAAACCACTACCGGCGGTAACGCACTGAAATTCTACTCTTCTGTACGTCTTGATATTCGTCGTACCGGTTCGGTGAAGCAGGGCGATGAGGTGATCGGTAACGAAACCCGCGTTAAAGTGGTGAAGAACAAGGTATCGCCACCATTCCGTCAGGCTGAATTCCAGATTCTGTACGGTCAGGGCATCTACCATATGGGCGAAGTGATTGATCTGGGTGTCAAGCTGAAGCTGGTGGACAAATCCGGTGCCTGGTATGCCTATAAGGGAACCAAGATTGGTCAGGGTAAAGCCAATGCTGCCCAGTATCTTTCTGATAACCCGGAAGTGGCGGCTGAAATCGAAGCCCATATCCGTGCTGAGTTAATGAGCACCCCAGAGAAGGACGCTGCAAAAAAAGCCGAAGCTGACGCCGGAAAAAGTGCTGGCAAAAAAGGTGACGACGATGCAGCGGCAAGTGTTCAGCAGGACGAGCTGCTGGCTGAGTAA